A DNA window from Ahaetulla prasina isolate Xishuangbanna chromosome 7, ASM2864084v1, whole genome shotgun sequence contains the following coding sequences:
- the STK38L gene encoding serine/threonine-protein kinase 38-like isoform X1, whose product MAMTAATPTSFPMSNHTRERVTVAKLTLENFYSNLILQHEERETRQKKLEVAMEKEGLADEEKKLRRSQHARKETEFLRLKRTRLGLDDFESLKVIGRGAFGEVRLVQKKDTGHIYAMKILRKADMLEKEQVAHIRAERDILVEADGAWVVKMFYSFQDKRNLYLIMEFLPGGDMMTLLMKKDTLSEEETQFYISETVLAIDAIHQLGFIHRDIKPDNLLLDAKGHVKLSDFGLCTGLKKAHRTEFYRNLTHNPPSDFSFQNMNSKRKAETWKKNRRQLAYSTVGTPDYIAPEVFMQTGYNKLCDWWSLGVIMYEMLIGYPPFCSETPQETYRKIMNWKETLVFPPEVPISEKAKDLILKFCTDAENRVGSNGIEEIKSHAFFEGVDWAHIRERPAAITIEIKSIDDTSNFDEFPESDILQPVPNTTEPDFKSKDWVFLNYTYKRFEGLTQRGSIPSYMKAGKL is encoded by the exons GCAGAAGAAACTAGAAGTAGCCATGGAGAAAGAAGGCTTAGCAGACGAAGAG AAAAAGCTTCGGAGATCTCAACACGCCCGCAAAGAAACTGAATTTTTACGGCTGAAGAGGACAAGGCTGGGCCTGGATGACTTTGAATCTCTCAAGGTGATCGGAAGAGGGGCCTTTGGCGAG GTCCGATTAGTTCAGAAAAAAGATACGGGTCATATTTACGCCATGAAAATATTGAGAAAAGCCGACATGTTGGAAAAAGAACAA GTGGCTCATATACGAGCAGAAAGGGACATCCTCGTTGAAGCCGATGGAGCCTGGGTCGTGAAGATGTTCTATAGTTTTCAGGACAAACGCAACCTTTACCTCATTATGGAGTTTCTTCCAGGAG GTGATATGATGACTTTGCTCATGAAGAAGGATACGCTGTCCGAGGAGGAAACACAGTTTTATATCTCAGAAACCGTGCTTGCTATCGATGCCATTCACCAACTGGGGTTTATTCACAGAGATATTAAACCCGATAATCTTCTGCTGGATGCAAAG GGCCATGTAAAACTCTCTGATTTTGGGCTATGCACAGGTTTAAAGAAAGCTCACCGAACCGAATTCTACAGAAACCTTACGCACAATCCGCCGAGTGACTTCT CTTTTCAGAACATGAATtccaaaagaaaagcagaaacGTGGAAGAAGAACAGACGACAATTG GCCTATTCTACTGTCGGGACTCCAGACTACATCGCACCCGAGGTTTTCATGCAAACGGGTTACAACAAACTCTGCGATTGGTGGTCTTTGGGAGTCATCATGTACGAAATGCTAATAG GATACCCACCCTTTTGTTCTGAAACGCCCCAAGAAACGTATAGAAAAATTATGAACTGGAAAGAAACCTTGGTATTTCCACCGGAAGTGCCCATTTCAGAAAAAGCAAAGGACCTCATTTTAAA ATTTTGCACTGATGCTGAAAACAGAGTCGGCAGCAACGGAATAGAAGAAATCAAGAGCCACGCATTTTTCGAAGGGGTGGATTGGGCCCACATCAG aGAAAGGCCAGCGGCGATCACTATAGAAATCAAAAGTATAGATGACACCTCGAATTTTGACGAGTTCCCTGAATCTGATATTTTACAACCAG TGCCGAATACCACCGAACCGGATTTCAAGTCCAAAGACTGGGTTTTCCTGAATTACACCTACAAGAGATTCGAAGGGCTGACTCAGCGGGGCTCCATCCCTTCTTACATGAAGGCTGGGAAGTTGTGA